A single Thermomicrobiales bacterium DNA region contains:
- a CDS encoding DUF4878 domain-containing protein, with the protein MLLLVVLVAIVLSGCGGGDDGAGDAVKDIVTSLSISDYAGAWGSLHPAQQRVVPKDLFIRCGVDGEAKNDPSIENLKILKSSEVSKDIPWLGEVEAREVKVRFTQGENDREAFYDVVKLDGTWRWTLTERSLNAFEAGNCPS; encoded by the coding sequence ATGCTATTGCTCGTCGTCCTTGTCGCGATTGTCCTGTCGGGCTGTGGCGGAGGCGACGATGGCGCTGGCGATGCGGTCAAGGACATCGTGACCTCGTTGTCCATCAGCGATTACGCCGGTGCCTGGGGCTCGCTGCACCCCGCCCAGCAGCGCGTGGTCCCCAAGGATCTCTTCATCCGCTGCGGTGTTGATGGCGAAGCGAAGAACGATCCATCGATTGAGAACCTCAAGATCCTCAAGTCCAGTGAGGTCAGTAAGGACATTCCGTGGCTCGGTGAGGTCGAAGCACGCGAAGTCAAGGTCCGCTTCACTCAGGGCGAGAACGACCGAGAGGCGTTCTACGACGTGGTCAAGCTGGACGGCACCTGGCGCTGGACACTCACCGAGCGCTCGCTCAATGCCTTCGAGGCCGGGAACTGCCCGTCATGA